The following are encoded together in the Proteiniphilum saccharofermentans genome:
- a CDS encoding IS5 family transposase, with product MLYITKTGYQWRMLPKEFGPWQSVYFYFRKWKLEGVFEQMMHHLRDTVRKACGKQTSPSVGLIDSRSVRTSHHIDSSEYGIDGGKKVKGRKEHVIVDTLGLPMAVKVHAANIYDSVGAVEPIEQLRFLFPRLKKIIADGGYRGKLAGFVKNLGWELSVVLRPDESSKKFQVLPLRWIVERTFSWIENYRRMTTDYEYRTESAEAMLQITFCQIMLRKIRE from the coding sequence ATGCTTTACATAACCAAGACAGGCTACCAGTGGCGGATGCTACCCAAGGAATTCGGCCCTTGGCAAAGCGTGTACTTCTATTTCCGTAAATGGAAATTGGAGGGTGTCTTTGAGCAGATGATGCACCATCTTCGAGACACAGTCCGCAAGGCCTGTGGCAAACAAACCAGCCCAAGTGTCGGCCTGATAGATTCCCGGAGTGTAAGGACTTCCCATCATATAGACAGCAGTGAATATGGCATTGACGGGGGCAAAAAAGTCAAAGGGAGAAAGGAGCATGTTATTGTGGACACACTTGGATTGCCCATGGCAGTCAAAGTACATGCTGCCAATATCTATGACAGCGTGGGGGCTGTGGAACCAATCGAACAACTCCGGTTTCTATTTCCAAGACTCAAAAAGATCATAGCTGATGGTGGATATAGGGGCAAACTGGCGGGGTTCGTCAAAAACCTTGGATGGGAACTCTCTGTGGTACTCCGGCCCGATGAATCATCAAAGAAATTTCAGGTACTTCCGCTGCGATGGATTGTAGAGAGAACATTCTCCTGGATCGAGAATTACAGGAGGATGACGACAGATTACGAGTACAGAACAGAGTCGGCGGAAGCTATGCTGCAAATAACTTTTTGTCAAATTATGCTTAGAAAAATTAGGGAATAA
- a CDS encoding S46 family peptidase translates to MKKVGLLVAIFLATLTVKADEGMWLLKELNSESVARMKELGFTFPVDQLYDEDNPSLKDAVVIFGGGCTGVAVSDQGLIFTNHHCGYGAIQKLSAVEHDYLKDGFVAENQAEELPADGLTVSFLKSMTDVTDRIMAHVPSVLSEIQRERAIDSLSTALIDEYETDPFTHARIVPFYSRNKYYVVLYDQFRDVRLVTAPPSSVGKFGGDTDNWMWPRHTGDFSVFRVYADKDNRPANYSSENVPYQPKYVVPVSLDGVTDGDYAMTIGYPGSTQRYMSSWGIRQRMESENKPRIEVRGAKQDIWWDAMTKNDTIRIKYANKYAGSSNYWKNSMGMNEALTNLEVLPEKEKLEARLKEWIKGSPVRQARYGSTLSTLESAYTDSGDLALYTTYFLEVFNNGIELIRFANTILQFDSDGTEEDKQDFINDRFIESYKNYEPALDKKVLPTLMKLYAERVPEQYHPDIYQKVKDEFGGDYEQYADWLFANSRFTSLEELLELLKTADTQSLTQDPAMELALSTADMGYELSGQMMSYYEKMLRGEREFMAALMEMDADKTFYPDANFTQRMSYGTVGGYQPRDAVWYDYYTTSQGILEKQKPGDPEFNVQEYILDAIRSGDFDRYGDPEGLMRVNVLSNNDITGGNSGSPVLNGNAELIGLAFDGNWESLSGDILFEPEMQRVISVDIRYVLYMIDKVMGASHVIDELKVVGK, encoded by the coding sequence ATGAAGAAAGTAGGTTTGTTGGTCGCGATATTTTTGGCGACGTTGACGGTGAAAGCCGATGAGGGTATGTGGTTGCTCAAGGAGTTGAACAGCGAGAGTGTTGCCCGTATGAAAGAGTTGGGATTTACTTTTCCCGTAGATCAATTATATGATGAAGATAATCCGTCGTTGAAAGATGCGGTGGTGATCTTTGGCGGAGGATGTACCGGCGTGGCGGTCTCCGACCAGGGATTGATATTTACCAATCACCATTGCGGATACGGGGCTATCCAGAAGTTGAGCGCGGTGGAGCATGACTATCTGAAAGACGGGTTCGTAGCGGAAAATCAGGCAGAAGAACTGCCTGCCGATGGCTTGACTGTGTCGTTCCTGAAATCGATGACGGATGTGACGGACCGGATCATGGCCCATGTACCTTCTGTTCTTAGTGAGATACAACGCGAACGGGCGATCGACTCTCTTTCCACTGCACTGATAGACGAATATGAAACAGATCCATTTACCCATGCCCGCATTGTCCCTTTCTATTCACGCAACAAATACTACGTTGTGCTATATGATCAGTTTCGTGATGTACGCCTTGTTACGGCACCTCCTTCTTCAGTCGGGAAATTCGGTGGTGATACCGACAACTGGATGTGGCCGCGCCATACCGGTGATTTCTCGGTATTCCGTGTCTATGCGGATAAGGATAACCGTCCGGCCAACTACAGTAGCGAAAATGTACCTTATCAACCTAAATATGTAGTCCCTGTATCGCTCGACGGCGTGACCGATGGAGATTACGCAATGACAATAGGTTACCCCGGCAGTACACAGCGTTACATGTCGTCGTGGGGAATCCGCCAGCGGATGGAGTCGGAGAACAAACCCCGCATCGAAGTGAGGGGAGCCAAACAGGATATCTGGTGGGATGCGATGACCAAAAATGATACCATCCGTATTAAATATGCCAATAAATATGCCGGCAGCTCCAATTACTGGAAGAACTCCATGGGAATGAACGAAGCGCTTACCAATCTGGAAGTGCTGCCCGAAAAGGAGAAGCTGGAAGCAAGATTGAAGGAGTGGATCAAAGGCAGTCCTGTCCGCCAGGCCAGATACGGCAGTACACTTTCCACACTGGAGAGTGCCTATACCGATTCCGGTGATCTGGCGCTTTATACCACCTATTTTCTGGAAGTATTTAATAACGGAATCGAACTGATACGTTTTGCCAATACCATCCTGCAATTCGACAGTGACGGTACCGAAGAGGACAAACAGGATTTTATCAACGACCGCTTTATCGAGTCGTATAAAAATTATGAACCGGCACTGGATAAGAAGGTACTCCCCACATTGATGAAACTCTATGCCGAACGTGTTCCCGAACAGTATCATCCTGATATCTACCAAAAGGTGAAGGACGAGTTCGGTGGGGATTATGAACAATATGCCGACTGGTTGTTTGCCAACTCCCGCTTCACATCGTTAGAGGAGTTGCTGGAACTGCTGAAGACGGCAGATACCCAGTCGCTCACCCAGGATCCGGCCATGGAACTGGCGTTGTCGACTGCTGATATGGGATATGAGTTGTCGGGACAAATGATGTCCTATTATGAGAAAATGCTCAGGGGTGAACGGGAATTTATGGCTGCCCTTATGGAAATGGATGCAGATAAGACTTTCTACCCCGATGCCAATTTCACTCAGCGTATGAGTTACGGGACAGTAGGGGGATACCAACCGCGCGATGCCGTCTGGTATGATTATTATACTACCTCGCAGGGGATATTGGAAAAACAGAAGCCGGGCGATCCCGAATTCAATGTGCAGGAATATATCCTGGATGCCATTCGTTCCGGCGATTTCGATCGCTATGGTGATCCGGAAGGACTAATGAGGGTTAATGTGTTGTCGAACAATGATATCACCGGAGGAAATTCCGGCAGTCCCGTGCTGAATGGGAACGCAGAACTGATCGGACTGGCATTCGACGGAAACTGGGAATCACTCAGTGGAGACATCCTCTTTGAACCGGAAATGCAACGTGTGATCAGCGTGGATATCCGCTACGTATTGTACATGATCGATAAGGTGATGGGAGCATCCCATGTGATTGATGAGTTGAAAGTGGTAGGGAAGTGA
- a CDS encoding ZIP family metal transporter: protein MMDNIGLYALLSTLVVNLLSFVGAFLFFLKTKVLKQILPLLICFSIGALLGNAFFHLVPESYFHLPSAHLTSWLILAGFLLFFIIDQVLHIHTDTESHAHPDSHASGIKPYGYLSLYADGIHNFTDGILIGAAWMVMPELGLATTLAIIMHEIPQEVSDIGILLRAGFSKRKALLFNFGIACAAILGTVLTLWLGHRIGHLSTYILPVAAGGFIYLAAGSLLPEILKETAKRNLLLHLVVILAGLGVMYYLSLHSGHHH from the coding sequence ATGATGGATAACATAGGGTTATATGCTTTATTAAGTACGCTCGTCGTGAATCTGCTTTCTTTTGTCGGGGCGTTCCTTTTTTTCCTTAAAACCAAAGTATTGAAACAGATATTACCGTTACTGATCTGCTTTTCCATAGGAGCTTTACTGGGAAATGCCTTTTTCCATCTTGTCCCTGAATCCTATTTTCACCTTCCGTCGGCTCATCTCACCTCGTGGCTCATTTTAGCGGGATTTTTGCTCTTTTTCATCATCGATCAGGTATTGCATATCCATACCGATACAGAGTCCCATGCGCACCCCGACAGCCATGCATCGGGAATAAAGCCCTATGGATATCTGAGCCTCTATGCCGATGGGATTCACAATTTCACTGATGGTATTCTGATCGGCGCGGCATGGATGGTGATGCCGGAATTGGGGCTGGCAACAACGTTAGCCATTATTATGCATGAGATCCCTCAGGAAGTGAGTGATATCGGAATTTTGCTCCGTGCAGGATTTTCTAAAAGAAAAGCATTATTGTTTAATTTTGGAATAGCCTGTGCAGCCATTCTGGGGACTGTTCTCACACTATGGCTGGGACATCGCATAGGACATTTATCCACTTACATATTACCGGTTGCAGCCGGAGGATTTATTTATCTTGCGGCTGGCAGTCTGTTACCTGAAATCCTGAAAGAAACCGCGAAACGGAATTTGTTGTTACATCTGGTTGTGATCCTGGCAGGCTTGGGTGTGATGTATTATCTCAGCCTGCACAGCGGGCATCATCATTGA
- a CDS encoding ABC transporter permease, giving the protein MNIFSLNRKQIKAKPLSSILNIFLFATGVAIISFLFLTTEKIENQLNNNVAGIDLVVGAKGSPLQLILAGIYHIDHPTGNIQYKEALELTKNPLIKQAVPLALGDSYRGFRIVGTDQTFPELYHGQLKEGMLWKTDFEANIGSKVAEKTGLKIGDSFTGVHGFIEEAGHAHDEHEYIVTGIFEETGTVLDQLILTNIASVWKIHEHHHEHHDDEHMESEGAHVAEAEGAHDHHHDDEHVDAHEHGHDYAHHSDDNKEITLLLVKYTNPMGAITLPRLVNSSTNMQAASPALEINRLYSLMGVGVHTIRLIAGFIIIISAFSIFISLLNSLKERKYELALIRSMGGSRNKLFSLVVMEGIIIAFIGYLLGLALSRLGMLLVSYYTETNYHYSLQQWFNINDFYFLFVSLIIGLLSALIPAIKAMRTDISKTLSE; this is encoded by the coding sequence ATGAATATATTTTCACTGAACAGGAAACAAATCAAGGCAAAGCCCTTGTCTTCGATATTGAATATCTTTTTATTTGCCACGGGTGTCGCTATTATCTCCTTCCTGTTTCTCACAACAGAGAAAATAGAAAACCAGTTGAATAACAACGTGGCCGGCATCGACCTTGTAGTGGGAGCGAAAGGGAGTCCTTTGCAACTTATTTTAGCAGGGATTTACCATATCGACCATCCCACCGGAAATATCCAATACAAAGAAGCCCTCGAACTCACCAAAAATCCCCTGATCAAACAGGCGGTTCCTTTGGCATTGGGTGATAGTTACCGTGGATTCCGTATAGTCGGTACCGACCAGACATTCCCGGAACTTTATCATGGGCAGTTGAAGGAAGGAATGTTGTGGAAAACCGATTTTGAAGCAAACATAGGATCAAAAGTCGCGGAAAAGACAGGATTAAAAATTGGAGACAGCTTTACGGGTGTGCACGGTTTTATAGAAGAAGCAGGACATGCACACGATGAGCACGAATATATTGTAACAGGTATCTTCGAAGAAACGGGGACGGTGCTGGATCAGTTGATCCTTACAAATATCGCGAGTGTGTGGAAAATCCATGAACACCATCATGAGCACCACGATGACGAACACATGGAGTCCGAAGGCGCACATGTTGCGGAAGCGGAAGGAGCTCACGATCATCATCATGATGACGAACACGTGGATGCACATGAACACGGGCATGATTACGCTCACCATAGTGACGATAACAAAGAGATCACCCTACTGCTGGTTAAATACACCAATCCGATGGGAGCGATCACCCTACCACGGTTGGTTAACTCTTCCACTAATATGCAGGCAGCATCGCCGGCACTGGAGATAAACCGGTTGTATTCGTTGATGGGAGTCGGAGTGCATACCATACGTCTTATTGCAGGCTTTATCATTATAATATCTGCTTTCAGCATTTTTATTTCACTGCTCAATTCATTAAAAGAGCGCAAGTATGAACTAGCCCTGATTCGTTCGATGGGAGGAAGCCGTAATAAACTGTTCTCTCTTGTTGTTATGGAAGGGATCATCATCGCATTCATAGGCTATCTACTGGGACTGGCACTGAGCCGGTTAGGCATGCTGTTGGTTTCATATTATACTGAAACCAACTATCATTATAGTTTACAGCAGTGGTTTAATATCAACGATTTTTATTTTTTATTTGTTTCACTGATAATCGGATTGCTATCGGCGCTGATTCCGGCCATTAAAGCGATGCGTACAGATATCTCCAAAACCCTTAGTGAATGA
- a CDS encoding oligosaccharide flippase family protein, producing the protein MAGGMKSLAKETFFYGIGSVLPKLLSWLLSLYWAFALPEVSDIGVLTNFYAWVALLQVILTYGMETGFFRYANKENDPVRVFSTTFISIAFTTLLFFLAALLLLEPAAFALGGAAMKPHYLLMLVIILCFDVLGAIPFANLRFKKRPIRFAVIKLVNVVLTILFNLFFFLGCPWLQTLFPDAFSWFDISRGVDYVLISNLAASVIQFLMVSPELKIRFTFDRVLLRQMLRYSFPILILGVAGILNQTVDKIIFPWVYPDEAAAFTELGIYGQNFKIAVIMVMFTQAFRYAFEPFIFARNKGAAGDRRSFSDATKFFIIFGLLIFLMTTGYIDIIKKLIPESYHVGLKVVPIVLLGELFFGIYFNLSLWYKLTDQTRWGAYMSIFGFIVTIVINILFIPRFGYMACAWASFIANLAMMLVSYFLGQKNYPIPYNLRSAGFFFLLSMILFAGITLTYNNIPELWLRLLINTVLIMLYIFVVVKKELPLRELPVIGKKLRIKN; encoded by the coding sequence ATGGCAGGAGGAATGAAATCGTTGGCAAAGGAGACTTTCTTCTATGGGATAGGAAGTGTCTTGCCTAAACTCCTTAGCTGGTTGTTGTCACTATACTGGGCATTCGCTCTGCCGGAGGTCTCCGATATCGGGGTGCTGACCAACTTTTATGCCTGGGTGGCACTTTTGCAGGTAATCCTCACTTACGGTATGGAAACCGGATTTTTCCGTTATGCCAATAAAGAGAATGACCCTGTGAGGGTCTTCTCCACCACCTTTATCAGTATTGCCTTCACAACATTGCTCTTTTTCCTGGCTGCACTGTTATTGTTAGAACCTGCGGCTTTCGCATTGGGAGGTGCGGCGATGAAGCCGCATTACCTGCTTATGCTGGTGATCATTCTCTGTTTCGACGTATTGGGTGCCATCCCGTTCGCCAACCTTCGGTTTAAAAAACGTCCTATCCGGTTTGCAGTGATCAAGCTTGTCAATGTGGTACTGACCATCCTTTTCAACCTTTTCTTTTTCCTTGGTTGCCCTTGGCTACAAACCTTGTTTCCTGATGCATTTTCCTGGTTCGATATCAGTCGGGGAGTTGATTACGTGTTGATCTCCAATCTTGCTGCTTCGGTTATCCAATTCCTGATGGTATCACCCGAACTGAAAATCAGGTTTACATTCGACCGGGTATTATTACGCCAGATGCTGCGATACTCATTTCCCATTCTTATCCTGGGCGTAGCGGGTATATTGAACCAGACAGTGGATAAGATTATCTTTCCCTGGGTCTACCCCGACGAGGCAGCAGCGTTTACTGAATTAGGTATTTATGGACAAAACTTTAAGATCGCCGTCATCATGGTGATGTTCACCCAGGCTTTCCGCTATGCTTTCGAACCCTTTATCTTTGCGAGGAATAAAGGTGCTGCCGGTGATCGCCGGTCGTTCAGCGATGCAACTAAATTTTTTATCATTTTCGGATTGCTGATCTTTTTAATGACGACCGGTTATATCGATATTATCAAGAAACTGATCCCCGAAAGTTATCATGTAGGGCTAAAAGTGGTACCTATTGTCCTTCTGGGTGAACTCTTCTTTGGTATCTATTTCAATCTCTCGTTGTGGTATAAACTCACCGACCAAACCCGGTGGGGAGCATATATGTCAATCTTTGGATTCATCGTCACCATAGTAATCAATATTCTTTTTATTCCCCGGTTTGGCTATATGGCTTGTGCGTGGGCTTCATTTATCGCCAACCTTGCCATGATGCTGGTTTCTTATTTCCTGGGACAAAAAAATTATCCTATCCCGTACAACCTCAGGTCGGCCGGATTTTTCTTCCTGCTATCGATGATTCTCTTCGCCGGGATTACACTGACATACAATAATATACCTGAATTATGGCTGCGATTACTGATCAATACGGTGTTGATCATGCTATATATCTTTGTGGTTGTTAAAAAGGAACTGCCTTTACGGGAATTGCCGGTGATTGGGAAAAAATTAAGAATTAAGAATTAA
- a CDS encoding FKBP-type peptidyl-prolyl cis-trans isomerase has product MKKQLSLIFSFCAIILFASCDKTETFDDQWKNANEAQFAKIAADSRYTRINSASTAGYIMVKEIEPGDGETPYFTDRVRVLYTGWFKTDWSEERDTYTDDRGETIINKIIFDSTDNRNNIPSTFYVDPSRSNIVTDGLSTALQHMQVGDKWEIWIPWNLGFGSSGYSAYRIESYTTLVFEIELVSIVKE; this is encoded by the coding sequence ATGAAGAAACAACTATCACTGATTTTCAGCTTTTGCGCGATTATCCTCTTTGCCTCATGCGACAAGACGGAAACGTTCGACGATCAATGGAAAAACGCGAATGAAGCACAGTTTGCGAAAATTGCTGCTGATTCGAGATATACCCGGATCAATTCGGCATCAACCGCCGGCTATATTATGGTTAAGGAGATCGAGCCGGGAGACGGAGAAACACCCTATTTTACCGACAGGGTAAGAGTACTTTATACCGGATGGTTTAAAACCGATTGGTCGGAGGAGAGAGATACCTATACCGACGACCGGGGGGAAACCATTATCAATAAAATAATCTTCGATTCCACGGACAACAGGAATAATATTCCCAGTACATTTTATGTAGACCCGTCCAGATCAAATATTGTAACCGATGGACTTTCAACCGCATTACAACACATGCAGGTAGGAGATAAATGGGAAATATGGATCCCCTGGAATTTAGGTTTTGGATCATCGGGATATAGTGCTTATAGAATAGAATCTTACACCACACTGGTTTTTGAAATTGAATTGGTTAGTATTGTAAAAGAGTAA
- a CDS encoding glycine--tRNA ligase → MAQDDVFKKLVSHCKEYGFVFQSSEIYDGLSAVYDYGQMGVELKNNIKKYWWDSMVLLHENVVGIDSAIFMHPTIWKASGHVDAFNDPLIDNKDSKKRYRADVLIEDHLAKYDEKIGKEVQKAAKRFGDQFDEAMFRETNPRVQENLQKRDEIHARFAKALNDNNLEDLRQIILDCEIVCPISGTRNWTEVRQFNLMFSTEMGSTADGAMKVYLRPETAQGIFVNFLNVQKTGRMKIPFGIAQIGKAFRNEIVARQFIFRMREFEQMEMQFFVAPGEELQWFEHWKQFRMKWHQALGFGAEKYRFHDHDKLAHYANAATDVEFEMPFGFKEVEGIHSRTDFDLSQHEKYSGKKIQYFDPEQGKSYVPYVVETSIGVDRMFLSILAGSYHEEILERGEIRVLLKLPPTLAPVKLAILPLVKKDGLAEKAREIMDDLKFSFACQYDEKDSIGKRYRRQDAIGTPFCATIDHQTLEDNTVTIRYRDTMEQERVSIDSLQQTISEKTDMKNLLKQLAV, encoded by the coding sequence ATGGCACAGGACGACGTTTTTAAGAAACTGGTATCGCACTGTAAAGAATACGGATTTGTATTCCAGTCGAGTGAGATTTACGACGGGTTAAGCGCCGTGTACGATTACGGACAGATGGGTGTGGAACTCAAGAACAATATCAAAAAGTACTGGTGGGACAGTATGGTACTGCTGCACGAAAATGTAGTAGGCATCGACTCCGCCATCTTTATGCACCCTACCATCTGGAAAGCATCAGGGCATGTGGATGCATTCAATGATCCGCTTATTGATAACAAAGACAGTAAAAAACGGTACCGGGCAGACGTACTGATTGAAGACCATCTCGCCAAATACGACGAAAAGATCGGGAAAGAGGTGCAGAAAGCGGCAAAACGGTTCGGCGACCAGTTCGACGAAGCGATGTTTCGTGAGACCAATCCCCGCGTGCAGGAAAACCTACAGAAAAGGGATGAAATCCACGCCCGTTTCGCCAAAGCGCTTAATGATAATAATCTGGAAGATCTTCGTCAGATCATTCTCGATTGTGAGATCGTCTGCCCCATAAGCGGCACGCGTAACTGGACGGAAGTGCGTCAGTTCAACCTGATGTTCTCTACAGAGATGGGATCGACAGCCGACGGAGCAATGAAGGTCTATCTTCGTCCCGAAACGGCGCAGGGTATCTTCGTGAACTTCCTGAACGTACAGAAAACAGGTCGCATGAAGATCCCGTTTGGTATCGCCCAGATAGGAAAAGCGTTCCGTAACGAGATCGTAGCCCGTCAGTTCATCTTCCGTATGCGGGAGTTCGAACAGATGGAAATGCAGTTCTTCGTCGCTCCCGGTGAAGAGTTGCAATGGTTTGAACATTGGAAGCAATTCCGGATGAAATGGCACCAGGCACTGGGCTTCGGCGCAGAAAAATACCGGTTCCACGACCACGACAAGTTGGCGCACTATGCCAATGCCGCTACCGATGTGGAATTTGAAATGCCATTTGGGTTCAAAGAAGTGGAAGGCATTCACTCCCGTACCGATTTCGACCTGAGCCAGCATGAAAAATATTCCGGTAAAAAGATACAGTATTTCGATCCGGAACAAGGAAAATCGTATGTGCCTTATGTAGTGGAAACCTCTATCGGGGTGGACAGGATGTTCCTTTCAATCCTCGCAGGTTCTTATCACGAGGAGATACTGGAACGCGGTGAGATCCGTGTACTGTTGAAGCTACCCCCTACCCTTGCGCCGGTCAAGTTGGCCATATTACCGCTGGTAAAAAAAGATGGTTTGGCTGAGAAAGCACGGGAGATCATGGATGATCTCAAATTCAGCTTCGCATGCCAATACGACGAGAAAGACAGCATCGGCAAGCGCTACCGCCGCCAGGATGCCATCGGCACCCCTTTCTGCGCCACCATCGACCATCAGACGCTGGAAGACAACACGGTAACCATCCGTTACCGCGACACGATGGAACAAGAAAGAGTTTCTATCGATTCACTACAACAAACCATCTCCGAAAAAACGGATATGAAGAATTTGTTGAAACAACTGGCTGTATAA
- a CDS encoding TetR/AcrR family transcriptional regulator, with the protein MNKKQRNPRRTKMTLERDFMNAIKAVIEEDGFSKTTLAAITEKAGIVPNVFYNRFKSLDDLFDEYIKKFDYWLVDVAGNIQPEAIKDHPVTFENILVALTESLYTNKSMQQILLWELAEENKITSRSAKLREANTSGIVESFDDFYKTVDPDIDIRVVSALFIAGIYYLILHKQRSTFCGVDFNKKEGRDLLIRNIRRLSKLIFHKKSASNEIFRIAKNMKNKGFDAETILEITGLSQEQIQKL; encoded by the coding sequence ATGAATAAAAAACAAAGAAATCCAAGGCGTACAAAAATGACCCTTGAAAGAGATTTTATGAATGCCATAAAAGCGGTTATTGAAGAGGATGGCTTTTCCAAAACAACTCTGGCAGCCATCACGGAAAAAGCAGGAATTGTTCCGAATGTTTTCTACAACAGATTTAAATCATTGGATGATTTGTTTGATGAATATATAAAGAAGTTTGACTATTGGCTGGTGGATGTAGCAGGCAACATTCAACCGGAAGCTATAAAAGACCATCCGGTTACTTTTGAGAATATCCTCGTGGCATTAACGGAATCTTTGTATACAAATAAAAGCATGCAACAGATACTCTTATGGGAACTTGCGGAGGAAAATAAAATCACATCAAGGTCTGCAAAATTAAGAGAGGCCAATACCTCAGGGATAGTGGAAAGTTTTGATGATTTCTATAAAACGGTTGACCCGGATATTGATATCCGGGTAGTTTCCGCACTGTTTATCGCAGGCATATACTATTTGATCCTGCATAAACAAAGGTCTACTTTCTGTGGTGTCGATTTCAACAAAAAAGAGGGAAGGGATCTGCTTATCCGGAATATTAGGAGACTTTCCAAACTGATTTTTCATAAAAAAAGTGCTTCCAATGAAATTTTCCGAATTGCCAAAAACATGAAAAATAAAGGATTTGACGCAGAGACTATTTTGGAAATAACCGGTCTGAGCCAAGAACAAATTCAAAAGCTTTGA
- a CDS encoding aminotransferase class I/II-fold pyridoxal phosphate-dependent enzyme, with the protein MEREKYSLKDFGFNLEMNFVDRADYFQDYIHQLDDSKHRAYLAEATTGIGSTMTVRDIYTREPRKVISFVANDYLGMSKHPQTIAAGIEALKKYGTGACAAPIIGGFLEEHRLLEREIAEFIGQEDAMIFSSGYGTNTGVLGCLLGKKDIALTDTFVHMSVTEGLSNTNVKTIGHNDLDYLEMTLKKVQDEYITKLVIIDGAYSQDGDIALIPEILQMCRKYGAFLMVDDAHGIGVFGETGRGVIEHYEILGQVDIVTGTLSKSFGSVGGFVGASKNIIRYIKWYAKSSIFSAAITPQATASSREALRIMKADPSYREKLWKNVAYLKKCLLESGFDIKNTVSPIFPIMVRDNYKVKKIAAMLLRSGIYAVGICYPAVSRKDARIRASVLATHEFGDLDNLVHSLVKIDRALNFRQ; encoded by the coding sequence ATGGAAAGAGAAAAATACTCATTAAAAGATTTTGGGTTTAACCTTGAAATGAATTTTGTAGATAGAGCTGACTATTTTCAAGATTACATTCACCAGTTGGATGACAGCAAGCACCGTGCATACTTAGCAGAAGCTACCACCGGTATAGGGTCAACGATGACTGTTAGGGATATATACACAAGAGAACCCCGTAAAGTAATTAGTTTTGTTGCCAACGATTACCTGGGGATGTCGAAGCATCCGCAAACAATTGCCGCAGGCATAGAAGCCCTAAAAAAATATGGTACGGGGGCTTGCGCCGCTCCGATCATAGGGGGCTTTTTGGAGGAACACAGGTTGTTAGAAAGAGAAATAGCCGAATTTATAGGCCAGGAAGACGCCATGATCTTTTCCTCAGGGTATGGAACCAACACCGGAGTCTTAGGCTGCCTTCTGGGTAAAAAGGACATAGCCCTGACTGATACGTTTGTACATATGAGTGTAACGGAAGGATTGTCAAATACAAATGTCAAAACCATTGGACATAATGATTTGGATTACCTGGAAATGACATTAAAAAAAGTACAGGACGAATACATAACTAAACTGGTCATTATCGACGGAGCCTATTCGCAAGATGGAGATATCGCTTTGATACCTGAGATTTTACAGATGTGCAGGAAGTATGGCGCCTTTTTAATGGTGGATGATGCCCACGGAATTGGCGTGTTCGGAGAAACCGGCCGGGGTGTGATTGAACATTATGAAATATTGGGTCAGGTAGATATAGTAACCGGAACATTAAGCAAGTCTTTCGGTAGTGTAGGAGGATTTGTCGGAGCTTCAAAAAATATAATACGCTACATTAAATGGTATGCAAAGAGCAGTATTTTTTCTGCTGCCATTACGCCACAGGCCACCGCTTCATCCAGGGAAGCGTTGAGAATAATGAAAGCAGATCCCTCATACAGGGAGAAACTCTGGAAGAATGTGGCATATTTGAAAAAATGCCTTCTTGAGAGCGGTTTTGACATTAAAAACACGGTATCACCAATTTTCCCCATAATGGTACGGGATAATTATAAAGTAAAAAAGATTGCAGCAATGCTGCTGCGATCCGGGATTTATGCTGTCGGCATATGTTATCCGGCAGTCAGCAGGAAAGATGCACGAATAAGAGCGAGTGTTTTGGCTACACATGAATTCGGAGATTTGGACAATTTGGTTCATTCTCTCGTAAAAATAGACAGGGCATTGAACTTTCGCCAATAA